A window of the Synergistota bacterium genome harbors these coding sequences:
- a CDS encoding flagellar basal body L-ring protein FlgH → MRKVTLAFLLVLLFPYLSLAQSLWKDGFNLYGDKRASSVGDIVYVLIEESATMRQKATTKTSKNASLDASQKGISFLKGPLPANLNAKGSYDGSDETNRSTTFYAVIAAKIVEVLPNGNLVIEGEHYFKGNKDTVKIIVKGMIRPEDISSDNTVSSTKICDAEIIYSGTGVFGSVHQPGILTQIFHLLF, encoded by the coding sequence GTGCGAAAGGTAACTTTGGCTTTCCTTTTGGTTTTGCTTTTTCCATACCTTTCTTTAGCTCAGTCTCTCTGGAAAGATGGTTTTAATCTTTATGGTGATAAGAGAGCTTCAAGTGTCGGAGATATAGTTTACGTGTTGATAGAGGAGAGCGCTACTATGAGACAAAAGGCAACGACCAAGACATCTAAGAATGCTTCTCTTGATGCTTCTCAAAAGGGTATTAGCTTCCTTAAGGGGCCTCTTCCTGCAAACCTTAACGCCAAGGGAAGCTACGATGGGTCTGATGAGACTAATAGGAGCACTACCTTTTATGCTGTTATCGCTGCGAAAATAGTTGAGGTTCTTCCTAACGGTAATCTCGTCATAGAGGGAGAGCATTATTTTAAAGGTAACAAGGATACGGTGAAAATCATCGTTAAGGGTATGATTCGCCCTGAAGATATATCTTCAGATAATACTGTCTCTTCAACTAAGATATGTGATGCTGAGATAATCTATTCTGGAACTGGTGTGTTTGGAAGCGTTCACCAGCCAGGCATACTAACTCAGATATTCCATCTTCTCTTTTAA
- a CDS encoding rod-binding protein — translation MQSLRLCNDYFLGPASLPRDKKEALRVVSQEFEAIFVHMLLRQMRKTVPQDGLLPESRAMEIYKDMFDLALSKEIAKRELFGIAKMLYKEYEKSLK, via the coding sequence ATGCAGAGCTTAAGACTATGTAACGATTACTTTTTGGGGCCAGCCTCTTTACCGAGAGATAAAAAGGAAGCCTTAAGGGTGGTTTCTCAGGAGTTTGAAGCCATATTTGTTCATATGCTTTTAAGGCAGATGAGGAAGACCGTGCCTCAGGATGGCCTTCTTCCGGAATCGAGAGCTATGGAGATATATAAGGATATGTTCGACTTAGCTTTGTCTAAAGAGATAGCTAAGAGGGAGCTTTTCGGTATAGCTAAGATGCTTTATAAGGAGTACGAAAAAAGCCTGAAATAG
- the mobB gene encoding molybdopterin-guanine dinucleotide biosynthesis protein B, translating into MAIKSCFSVVGYHNSGKTTLISRMIPLIREKGFTVSTIKHAKSLSFKDSDILFQSGSEETIAVADGFSLMYFKLFDLGLLIDLIKSDILVIEGFKKGPFPKIVKGRNLGEVEGLVDELTLALVLDEVKDRDFNGIPVFLSEEIKDIVDLALNKSFPPLPLLNCGGCGFKDCYDMAKAIFMGERKYSDCVALPSKVILKVNGFRIPLKPFVEEIFMVVNAALVNTLKSRPEGIKEIELNIRL; encoded by the coding sequence TTGGCTATAAAGAGTTGCTTTAGCGTTGTAGGTTATCATAACTCAGGTAAAACTACCCTCATATCCAGAATGATACCCTTAATCAGGGAGAAAGGCTTTACGGTTTCAACTATAAAGCATGCAAAGAGCTTAAGCTTTAAAGACTCGGATATACTCTTTCAGTCAGGTAGTGAGGAGACTATAGCTGTGGCGGATGGATTCAGTCTGATGTATTTCAAGCTCTTCGATCTCGGTTTGCTTATAGATCTTATAAAAAGCGATATTCTGGTAATAGAGGGCTTTAAGAAGGGACCTTTTCCGAAGATAGTCAAAGGTAGAAACTTAGGAGAGGTCGAAGGCTTAGTGGATGAGCTTACGCTCGCTTTAGTATTAGATGAGGTTAAAGATAGAGATTTTAATGGTATACCAGTTTTTTTGTCTGAGGAGATAAAAGATATAGTAGATCTTGCCTTAAATAAATCCTTTCCTCCTCTTCCTTTGCTTAACTGCGGTGGCTGTGGTTTTAAAGATTGTTATGATATGGCAAAGGCTATATTCATGGGAGAAAGAAAGTATAGCGATTGTGTAGCTTTGCCGTCGAAAGTTATACTTAAGGTAAATGGGTTTAGGATTCCTCTAAAGCCCTTCGTTGAGGAGATTTTTATGGTTGTAAATGCAGCCTTAGTTAATACTCTTAAGAGTAGACCGGAAGGAATTAAGGAGATCGAGCTTAATATTAGGCTTTAA
- a CDS encoding zinc-binding dehydrogenase, producing the protein MSEDRGRLAYMPEPGRIEFREYELPEPEPGAILVEVINANVCGSELHIWRGHHPVKRAVLGHEMVGRVARLGKGVTKDNAGNPLNIGDRVVAPYFITCMRCRACRRGIFNMCENVYRFWMESPDVFPHFHGAFSTHYYIHPEQFVFKVPDEIPDKVAASANCAITQVYYGIDKIGVKLDELVVVQGCGGLGLSAIAILKERGAVVIAIDGVEERLEMAKRFGADYIIDIREFPVRESRVKRVMELTEGWGADVVIELAGVPDAFAEGILYLHPGGRYLQIGNVSPDLTTTFAPGILTRRSILVLSVVRYDPWYLLRTLEFLKKNAKKYPFESLLDKEFSLDKVKEALDAAASRASTRPTIKPNP; encoded by the coding sequence ATGAGCGAAGATAGGGGAAGATTAGCCTACATGCCAGAGCCTGGGAGAATCGAGTTTCGTGAGTATGAGCTTCCCGAACCTGAACCTGGCGCCATCTTGGTGGAAGTAATTAATGCGAATGTTTGTGGTTCGGAGCTTCACATATGGCGTGGACATCATCCTGTTAAAAGGGCAGTGTTAGGGCATGAGATGGTAGGCCGTGTAGCTAGGTTAGGCAAGGGTGTTACGAAGGATAACGCTGGAAATCCACTTAATATAGGAGATCGAGTGGTTGCTCCTTACTTTATAACTTGTATGAGATGCAGAGCCTGTCGCAGAGGCATATTTAATATGTGTGAGAACGTTTATAGATTCTGGATGGAGAGCCCTGACGTTTTTCCTCACTTTCATGGTGCTTTTTCAACGCATTATTATATTCATCCAGAGCAGTTTGTCTTTAAGGTTCCTGATGAGATACCTGATAAAGTTGCTGCGAGCGCTAACTGTGCTATAACTCAGGTTTATTACGGTATAGATAAGATTGGGGTTAAGCTTGATGAGCTCGTTGTGGTTCAGGGGTGTGGAGGTTTAGGCTTAAGTGCCATAGCCATATTAAAGGAGCGGGGAGCGGTTGTTATAGCTATAGATGGTGTAGAAGAGCGTCTTGAGATGGCAAAAAGGTTTGGAGCAGATTACATCATAGACATAAGAGAGTTTCCTGTAAGGGAGAGTCGTGTGAAAAGGGTTATGGAGCTTACGGAGGGTTGGGGGGCAGACGTGGTAATCGAGCTTGCTGGTGTTCCAGATGCCTTTGCTGAGGGCATCCTATATCTTCACCCTGGTGGAAGGTATCTTCAAATAGGTAACGTTTCTCCTGACTTAACGACTACCTTTGCTCCAGGGATTTTAACTCGTAGGTCTATACTTGTGCTTTCCGTTGTTAGGTATGATCCATGGTATCTTTTAAGGACTTTAGAGTTTCTTAAGAAGAATGCTAAGAAATATCCTTTTGAAAGCTTGCTTGATAAGGAGTTCTCCTTAGATAAGGTTAAGGAAGCCCTTGATGCAGCTGCTTCTAGAGCTTCTACTCGTCCTACGATA
- a CDS encoding flagellar basal body P-ring protein FlgI, with amino-acid sequence MKGFRILVLSILIALALSSIAFGAPKVRIKDIAHIEDARPNQLIGMGLVVGLNGTGDKMKLTPQMMQNMLRFFDLSVAQRNIASRNVAAVMVTANLPPFAKPGMRIDVTVSSLGDARSLEGGQLLLTPLKGPDGKVYAVAQGPVSIGPEGSFPTVGVVTNGAIVEREVPVELSQDGVLSIVLDSPDFTTARRIAESINNSFGNIAEAKDASKVEVKIPLSYRKNLVAFISSLEELEVTPDAPAIVVVNERTGTVVMGENVKISRVAIAHKNFSITVGPAAGAAPPTQGYMIEFPEVTTVGDVVKALNAVGATPKDIIAILQAMKKAGALHAELKTM; translated from the coding sequence GTGAAGGGATTTAGGATCTTAGTCCTGAGTATTCTTATAGCCTTGGCTTTATCTTCGATAGCCTTTGGGGCTCCGAAGGTTAGAATAAAGGATATAGCTCATATAGAGGATGCTAGGCCAAATCAGCTTATAGGTATGGGATTGGTTGTGGGTTTAAACGGAACGGGGGATAAGATGAAATTAACTCCCCAGATGATGCAAAATATGCTTAGGTTTTTTGACCTTTCAGTGGCTCAAAGGAATATAGCCTCGAGAAATGTAGCTGCTGTTATGGTAACAGCAAATCTTCCTCCCTTCGCTAAGCCTGGTATGAGAATAGATGTGACTGTTTCATCGCTAGGTGATGCAAGAAGCCTTGAAGGGGGTCAACTTCTTTTAACACCTTTGAAGGGTCCCGATGGCAAGGTCTATGCTGTAGCTCAGGGCCCCGTTTCTATAGGTCCAGAGGGCTCTTTTCCGACGGTTGGTGTGGTTACAAACGGCGCCATAGTTGAAAGAGAGGTCCCTGTTGAGCTTTCACAGGATGGTGTTTTAAGTATAGTTCTCGATAGTCCGGATTTTACAACTGCAAGGAGGATAGCGGAAAGCATAAATAATTCTTTTGGAAATATAGCTGAAGCTAAAGATGCCTCTAAAGTAGAGGTGAAGATACCATTATCTTATAGAAAAAACCTTGTGGCCTTTATATCTTCTCTTGAAGAGCTTGAAGTTACGCCTGATGCTCCTGCTATAGTAGTTGTAAATGAGAGAACCGGAACCGTTGTAATGGGAGAGAATGTTAAGATATCAAGAGTTGCTATAGCTCATAAGAACTTTTCGATAACCGTTGGCCCTGCAGCTGGAGCTGCTCCACCGACACAAGGATACATGATTGAGTTTCCTGAAGTGACGACTGTAGGTGATGTGGTTAAAGCTTTGAATGCGGTTGGGGCTACTCCTAAAGATATAATAGCTATACTTCAGGCTATGAAGAAGGCGGGTGCCTTGCATGCAGAGCTTAAGACTATGTAA